A single region of the Oleispira antarctica RB-8 genome encodes:
- the recQ gene encoding ATP-dependent DNA helicase — protein sequence MMQQAYQVLNRTFGYQEFRPPQDQIIQTLLNGEDAFVLMPTGGGKSLCYQIPALVRNGIGIVISPLIALMQDQVDALTQAGIRAACMNSSMSGEHNARTEQLALSGQLDIIYLAPERLTLPRTIEWLQQCQLSLFAIDEAHCVAQWGHDFRSDYLQLSLLQQYFPSIPRVALTATADVKTREEIVFRLGLQNAKVFVSGFDRPNIQYRITQKNTPKAQLLNFLQTEHQNHAGIVYCLSRKKVDSTALWLTEQGINALPYHAGLDKTVRQVNQQRFLREDAIVMVATIAFGMGIDKPDVRFVAHLDLPKSIEAYYQETGRAGRDGQPATAWMAYGLEDVIKLKQMMAKSEGDEQFKRIEQQKLNAMLGLAELTDCRRKMLINYFGDQLSNHYPDPKHCGNCDNCLTSVQTWDATEASRKALSCVFRTDQRFGVVHLINVLRGKSSEKIKQFNHQNISTFGIGTELSDGQWRSVFRQLVAHGYLNVNYDYGQLSLNESSRTLLQGKETLTLRLDSFESVGKNKNSTSKYSSNKEAEIPEQDQALWQALRECRTQLAKTQGIAPFMIFHDATLKSMLQLKPQNQHEFAKLSGVGQKKLDQYGPAFLMVLEQFSPD from the coding sequence ATGATGCAGCAAGCTTATCAGGTATTGAATCGTACTTTTGGTTATCAAGAGTTTCGCCCGCCGCAAGATCAAATCATTCAAACCTTACTCAATGGCGAAGATGCTTTTGTCTTGATGCCCACAGGCGGTGGTAAATCCCTGTGTTATCAAATTCCCGCCTTAGTACGCAACGGCATTGGCATTGTTATCTCACCGCTCATTGCCTTAATGCAAGATCAAGTCGATGCACTCACCCAAGCCGGTATTCGCGCCGCGTGTATGAATTCGTCTATGTCTGGCGAACACAATGCGCGCACCGAGCAACTCGCGCTCAGCGGCCAGCTCGACATCATCTACCTCGCGCCCGAACGATTAACACTGCCGCGCACCATTGAATGGCTACAACAGTGCCAACTCTCTCTTTTCGCCATTGATGAAGCGCACTGCGTTGCTCAATGGGGTCATGACTTTCGCAGTGACTACCTGCAACTCAGTCTGTTGCAGCAATATTTTCCCAGCATTCCAAGAGTCGCCTTAACCGCAACCGCTGATGTCAAAACTCGCGAAGAAATCGTATTTCGTTTAGGACTGCAAAATGCCAAGGTCTTTGTTTCAGGATTTGATCGCCCCAATATTCAATATCGTATAACGCAAAAAAACACTCCGAAGGCGCAGCTGCTAAATTTTTTACAAACAGAGCATCAAAACCATGCGGGGATTGTCTATTGCTTATCGCGCAAAAAAGTTGATAGCACCGCGCTCTGGTTAACAGAGCAAGGCATTAATGCCCTGCCGTATCACGCAGGTTTGGACAAAACGGTACGGCAGGTCAATCAACAAAGATTCTTACGGGAAGATGCCATCGTCATGGTTGCCACCATTGCCTTTGGTATGGGGATAGATAAGCCTGATGTGCGCTTTGTTGCCCACCTAGACCTGCCTAAAAGTATTGAAGCATATTATCAAGAAACCGGTCGTGCAGGTCGCGATGGTCAGCCCGCAACAGCCTGGATGGCGTATGGCCTTGAAGATGTGATCAAATTAAAACAGATGATGGCGAAAAGTGAAGGCGATGAACAATTCAAGCGCATCGAGCAGCAAAAACTAAACGCCATGTTAGGCTTAGCAGAACTCACCGATTGCCGTCGAAAAATGCTCATCAACTATTTTGGCGATCAGCTCAGTAATCATTACCCAGATCCAAAACACTGCGGCAACTGCGATAACTGCCTGACTTCAGTGCAAACCTGGGATGCGACAGAAGCCTCGCGTAAAGCCTTAAGCTGCGTATTTCGCACAGACCAACGCTTTGGTGTGGTTCACTTAATTAATGTATTGCGTGGCAAAAGCAGCGAAAAAATTAAACAGTTTAATCACCAAAACATTTCAACTTTTGGTATTGGTACAGAGTTAAGTGATGGACAATGGCGTTCAGTTTTTCGTCAACTGGTTGCCCACGGTTATCTCAACGTCAATTATGACTACGGCCAACTCTCGCTAAACGAAAGCAGTCGAACCCTATTACAAGGGAAAGAAACATTAACCCTGCGCTTGGACAGTTTTGAATCGGTGGGCAAAAATAAAAACAGTACGAGCAAATACAGCTCAAATAAAGAGGCTGAAATCCCCGAGCAAGACCAAGCACTCTGGCAAGCATTGCGTGAGTGTCGAACGCAGCTGGCCAAAACCCAAGGCATCGCACCCTTTATGATTTTTCATGACGCAACATTAAAATCCATGCTGCAATTAAAACCACAGAATCAACATGAATTTGCCAAACTCTCAGGAGTGGGCCAAAAAAAGCTCGATCAATATGGCCCTGCGTTCCTGATGGTTCTAGAGCAATTCAGCCCCGATTAG